The proteins below are encoded in one region of Peptococcus niger:
- a CDS encoding cold shock domain-containing protein produces MTGTVKWFNAEKGYGFITVDGGDDVFVHFSAIEGDGFKTLDEGQAVEFDVVSGDRGDQAANVVKL; encoded by the coding sequence ATGACAGGAACAGTAAAATGGTTTAATGCAGAAAAAGGTTATGGCTTTATTACCGTTGACGGTGGCGACGATGTATTCGTACATTTCAGCGCCATTGAAGGTGACGGTTTTAAAACATTGGACGAAGGTCAAGCTGTAGAATTTGACGTCGTTAGTGGCGATCGCGGTGATCAAGCTGCTAACGTTGTTAAGCTCTAA
- a CDS encoding STAS domain-containing protein: protein MASYCVKNYDGYVEVILEGDITLEQSFDFKEDIKKRIQELHIYNVMVDLEKVSFIDSSGLGMLISFYKEINEKQGQIVFFNVQEYVRKLLKLVNLDKIFSVLPDRPAALSALKETE from the coding sequence ATGGCGAGCTATTGTGTTAAAAATTACGATGGCTATGTGGAAGTCATTTTAGAAGGGGATATTACCTTGGAGCAATCCTTTGATTTCAAGGAGGATATCAAAAAGCGGATTCAGGAATTACACATTTACAATGTAATGGTTGATTTGGAGAAAGTTTCTTTCATAGACTCATCCGGTCTGGGCATGTTAATTTCTTTTTATAAAGAAATTAATGAAAAACAAGGTCAGATTGTCTTTTTCAATGTTCAGGAATACGTCCGAAAATTACTGAAACTGGTCAATCTGGATAAAATATTTTCAGTATTGCCGGATAGACCAGCTGCCCTATCAGCCCTAAAAGAGACTGAATAG